In Desulfomicrobium escambiense DSM 10707, one genomic interval encodes:
- a CDS encoding AsnC family transcriptional regulator, with protein MDDFDKKILDIIQTGFPLESRPYAEIGDQVGLTEAETLARVRALKEKGVIRRIGANFQSKKLGWHSTLCSAAVPEDKLDEFIAEVNKLPGVTHNYLRQHRQNIWFTFIGPSWEEVQETLAGITRKTGISILNLPATKMYKIQVDFKMGDREE; from the coding sequence ATGGACGATTTCGACAAGAAGATACTGGACATCATCCAGACGGGCTTTCCGTTAGAATCCCGTCCGTACGCTGAGATCGGCGATCAAGTCGGTCTGACCGAGGCCGAGACACTGGCCAGGGTGCGTGCTCTGAAGGAAAAAGGCGTCATCCGCCGCATCGGGGCCAACTTCCAGTCCAAGAAGCTGGGCTGGCATTCCACCCTGTGCTCGGCCGCCGTGCCCGAGGACAAGCTCGACGAATTCATCGCCGAAGTGAACAAGCTCCCCGGTGTGACCCACAACTACCTGCGCCAGCACCGCCAGAACATCTGGTTCACCTTCATCGGTCCCTCCTGGGAAGAGGTGCAGGAAACCCTGGCCGGCATCACCCGCAAAACGGGCATCTCCATCCTGAACCTGCCGGCCACCAAGATGTACAAGATCCAGGTTGACTTCAAGATGGGCGACCGGGAGGAATGA
- the rpe gene encoding ribulose-phosphate 3-epimerase, whose product MMREFILSPSLLSSDFGALRAELAALEDAGLKWVHWDVMDGAFVPNITFGPPVIGKLRKTSKLFFDVHLMIERPERYIAEFAAAGADLLCVHAESTVHLERTLSAIREAGMKTGLSLNPATPLNVVEYLLPQLDMVLIMSVNPGFGGQSFIPFCKDKIAALSGMIRAKGLSTLIQVDGGVTLDNARELFDLGADVLVSGSAFFGFPPYAERHKAFMEAVLGK is encoded by the coding sequence ATGATGCGCGAATTCATCCTGTCCCCGTCCCTCCTGTCCTCGGATTTCGGAGCCCTGCGCGCCGAACTGGCGGCCCTCGAGGACGCCGGGCTCAAATGGGTGCACTGGGACGTCATGGACGGCGCCTTCGTGCCGAACATCACCTTCGGCCCCCCCGTCATCGGCAAGCTGCGCAAGACCTCGAAGCTCTTTTTCGACGTGCATCTCATGATCGAGCGCCCCGAGCGCTACATCGCGGAATTCGCGGCCGCGGGCGCGGACCTGCTGTGCGTCCACGCCGAGAGCACGGTCCACCTGGAACGCACCCTGAGCGCCATCCGCGAAGCGGGCATGAAGACCGGCCTGTCCCTGAACCCCGCCACGCCCCTGAATGTCGTCGAATACCTGCTGCCCCAGCTGGACATGGTCCTGATCATGAGCGTCAACCCCGGCTTCGGCGGACAGTCCTTCATCCCCTTCTGCAAGGACAAGATCGCCGCCCTTTCGGGCATGATCCGCGCCAAAGGCCTCTCGACCCTCATCCAGGTCGACGGGGGCGTGACCCTGGACAACGCCAGGGAGCTCTTCGACCTCGGTGCCGACGTCCTTGTCTCCGGCTCCGCCTTCTTCGGCTTCCCGCCCTACGCCGAGAGGCACAAGGCCTTCATGGAAGCCGTCTTGGGGAAATAG